The Streptomyces sp. JB150 genomic interval GTTGCTGCGGGAGTATCTGCTCGCACTGCGCGCCCTGCTGCGCGGCGAGCGGGTCAGCACCGAGGGGCGGTACGTGCGGCTGGACGACGTCGCGCTGGACTGGCCCCCGCTCACCCCGGCGGAGGTACTGGCCGGGGTCACCGGGCCGCGCTCCCTGCGGCTGTCGGGCGAGGCCGCCGACGGCACCATCCTGACCGTGGCCACGCCTGCGGACGGCGTACGACGCGCCCGGCGGCTCATCGAGGAAGGGCGCGCGGCGGCCGGCCGGGGGGACGGCGAGCCGCATCGGATCGTCGTGTACCTGCTGACCGCCACCGGTCCCGGCGCCTTCGGCCGGCTGCGTGCCGAGCTGGCCGCCGAAGGGCTCGCCGACGTGCCCGGTCTCGGCGTCGCGGGTGACGCGGCGGACGTCGCCGAGGCCGTACGGCGGATGGCCGAGGCCGGTGCCGACTCCGTCGTCCTGCAGCCGACCGCCGACGAGCCCGACCCGGAGGGGTTCGTCCGGTTCGCGGCCGAGCAGGTCAGGCCGCTGGTCGACTGACCGGCAGCCGGGAGGACCGCCGTCAGCGGCCGGCTATTCGTTGGCCGCGCGCCGCCGCGTTCGCGACGATCAGTTCATGGACGGCCACCACATCCCCAGCGAGCGCAACCCCAGCCAGCACACCCCCGGTCAGGACAGCTCCGCTCAGCACACCCCCAGTCAGCCCACCCGCACCTTCGACGAACTCGTCGCCGAGGGAGCCTCCGTCCCGACCGAGGGCTGGGACTTCTCCTGGTTCGAGGGCCGGGCCACCGAGGCGCGGCCCTCCTGGCGGTACGCCGAGTCGCTGGCCGGGCGGCTCGGCGCCGCCACCGCCGTACTGGACATCCAGACCGGGGGAGGGGAGGTCCTGGACTTCGCCCTCGGCCGGGCGGCCTCCGCGCCGGCGCTCCTCGCCGCCACCGAGGGCTGGCCGCCGAACGTCGCCAAGGCCACCGCCCTGCTCGGGCCGCGCGGTGTCGTGGTCGTGGCCGCCCCGGAGGACGCGCCGTTGCCGTTCGCGGACGGCGCGTTCGACCTGGTCGTCAGCC includes:
- a CDS encoding LLM class flavin-dependent oxidoreductase; amino-acid sequence: MTGLGAVFRPQLPPERLRALARLADDSGLDELWLWEDCFLEGGISTAAAALAWTERVKVGIGLLPVPLRNVAVTAMETATLHRMFPGRAIVGVGHGVQDWMGQVGARAESPVTLLREYLLALRALLRGERVSTEGRYVRLDDVALDWPPLTPAEVLAGVTGPRSLRLSGEAADGTILTVATPADGVRRARRLIEEGRAAAGRGDGEPHRIVVYLLTATGPGAFGRLRAELAAEGLADVPGLGVAGDAADVAEAVRRMAEAGADSVVLQPTADEPDPEGFVRFAAEQVRPLVD
- a CDS encoding class I SAM-dependent methyltransferase; this encodes MDGHHIPSERNPSQHTPGQDSSAQHTPSQPTRTFDELVAEGASVPTEGWDFSWFEGRATEARPSWRYAESLAGRLGAATAVLDIQTGGGEVLDFALGRAASAPALLAATEGWPPNVAKATALLGPRGVVVVAAPEDAPLPFADGAFDLVVSRHPVTPHWAEIARVLQPGGTYFAQHVGPASVFELVEYFLGPQPEEVRRGRDPERERADAEATGLEVVDLRAERLRVEFHDIAAVVHFLRKVVWMVPGFTVEAYEPRLRALHELIQAEGAFVAHSTRHLFVARKPACVA